The Deltaproteobacteria bacterium sequence AGCAGGGCAAGGATCTGGCCCTGGACGGTGACGTCCAGGGCCGTGGTCGGTTCGTCGGCCACGAGCAGGTCAGGATCGCAGGCCAGAGCCATGGCGATCATGACCCGCTGCCGCATTCCGCCGCTCAACAGATGCGGATAGTCCCTCAGACGTCCTCTGGCCGAGGGAATGCCCACCAGGTTCAGCAGTTCTTCGGCCCTATCCCTGGCCTGATCCCGGTTTAGACCCAGGTGGAGGCGCATGGCCTCGGTCATCTGATCCCCGATGCGCAGCACCGGGTTTAGGGAGGTCATGGGCTCCTGGAAGATCATGGATATGTTCCGGCCCCGGATGGCCCGCATGTCATTTTTCGGAAGGGTCACCAGATCGCGGTCCCTGAAGATGACCTGGCCGGAGGCGATTCGGGCCGGGGGATCGGGCAGGATACGGAGGATGGACAAGGCCAGAAGGGTCTTGCCGCAGCCGGATTCCCCGACCACGCCGAGGGCCTGGCCCGGATCGAGAGTCAGGCTGACTTGGTCCACGGCCCGAACCGATCCCCGAGAGGAAACGAGTTCCGTGGTCAGGTTCCGGATGTCCAGGACCGATTCATTTGGCATAGGTCGAGGCATGAGAGGTGCGGACTCGTTCATGGCCAAAATTGGTACGACAAAGCGGTTCCGAGGACAAGTCGTCGTCAGCTGGGAACAGTTTTTGCGACAAACCAGCTGGCCTCCATGCCGAGCAGTTTTCGTTTCGGTCACGTCGGTGGGCGTACAGAATCCGGCGAACGTTGAACTGAACCAGTCGGTTTTTTTTGCGTCCTGAGGTTCCGGCCCTTGCCGAGGTCGGAGTTCATGCATAGAATTATAGTTAGAAGATTAGGAATTTATTCGCAATTAAAAACTTTATTGACAGCGGGCTGGTTCTGTGTTTCGCTTCATCAATCCGGCAGGTTTTGCCGGAGGAGGGAGGGTGCAATGTTCTGCTGGAGAAAACGCAAGAGATGCGGCCGGGTGTCGGAAAAGGGGGCCTTGCCTCTGACCGAACTGGAGCCGGGACGTTCGGCCCTTGTCGTGGGTGTTGAGTCTTGTGGAAAGCTCATGGGCCGTCTGGCAGCCATGGGCGTTTTACCCGGCAGCATGGTGACGGTTCTTTCCAGCCCTTCGGGAGGGCCGGTTATGATCTCGGTCAAGGGAGACACTTTGTGTCTGGGCCGTAGCATGGCCGATAAAATTCTGGTCGGTGTCTGAGCCGATACCTTGAAACAAGGCGGTCAATGCGAGCCGTCCGGGGAAACCTGGGCGGCTCGCCTGCTTTTGGGCGGATCTATTCGGCCGAAGGAGCGTAGACCCGGAGGAATGACTGGACTTCGGTTACGCCCTCAACGCCCCTCGCGTGGGCGATGGACATGTCGATCTCCTCCTGGGAGCCGACTAGTCCGAGGAGGACGACAGTCTCGCAGTTGACGTGAGTGACGTCCACATTGGTGGACCAGATTCTCTTGTCGGCAATGAGCTCCTTCTTGACTTTGGCCACCACGGTGACCCCATCAACGGTACCGCAGGGGTCGTGGTCGGGGTCGGGTTTCGGTTTCATGTAGGCTGTCACCCGCCCAGCACCCTCTTCATTTTGCGCTATTTCAAGGGCCCGGTCGCGGGCCTCGTCGCTCTCATATTCTCCCACCAGATAGACGTCTCCTAGGTAGACGTAGGGCGTGACGTCCAGAACGCCTACGAGGTCGTCATTCATGAATTTGGTCTGGATGCTGCGCTTGATCTTCTGATCCGC is a genomic window containing:
- a CDS encoding ABC transporter ATP-binding protein gives rise to the protein MPRPMPNESVLDIRNLTTELVSSRGSVRAVDQVSLTLDPGQALGVVGESGCGKTLLALSILRILPDPPARIASGQVIFRDRDLVTLPKNDMRAIRGRNISMIFQEPMTSLNPVLRIGDQMTEAMRLHLGLNRDQARDRAEELLNLVGIPSARGRLRDYPHLLSGGMRQRVMIAMALACDPDLLVADEPTTALDVTVQGQILALLRSLRERKGMSMLLITHDLGVVARNCRDVAIMYTGRIVERASAGDLFRRPLHPYTVGLLDALPSLDSSPDTPLKPVPGTVPELHNLPRGCHFSDRCPKAMTVCTAKSPGPAEPEPGHMVRCWLYAEAP
- a CDS encoding ferrous iron transport protein A, producing MHRIIVRRLGIYSQLKTLLTAGWFCVSLHQSGRFCRRREGAMFCWRKRKRCGRVSEKGALPLTELEPGRSALVVGVESCGKLMGRLAAMGVLPGSMVTVLSSPSGGPVMISVKGDTLCLGRSMADKILVGV
- a CDS encoding BON domain-containing protein gives rise to the protein MSSEDTMNRQTIVSLLTLLWALWALAGCGTIYGVAVDQRNIKDVTADQKIKRSIQTKFMNDDLVGVLDVTPYVYLGDVYLVGEYESDEARDRALEIAQNEEGAGRVTAYMKPKPDPDHDPCGTVDGVTVVAKVKKELIADKRIWSTNVDVTHVNCETVVLLGLVGSQEEIDMSIAHARGVEGVTEVQSFLRVYAPSAE